The DNA window GCTGTCCCTTTTAATTAAGCggcccaaaaaaaatgcaacacatcTAGGAACAATATGGAAAATATACAACTGCCTTTTTGtgtaaaagtaaagaaaaacgTCAAGAAAAGTGTATATCAGTGTGCAACTAAAAATCACAAAACAGCCTCAATTCTAAGTGATGTCATTTTTGGATGTGAAAACATGGTTTTCGAAAGTCTTGCCGCAGTGCGAGCAGGTAAAAGGCCGTATCTTTTTCGCTTTTAATAGATGCATGCATGACACAGTTCACTAAAGTCTACTGTATGAGTTAATTTATCATAAAAAGTCTTGTGATAGATTCATGATCAAACTgacaaatgttttgtttacttGGGGTTTGCCAAATAGTGACTGCTTAAGAGGGAAAACCAGAAACAACTTGTACTTGTCGAGGGGAACGTCGTGCCGAGAGCGCGAGGAATGAAACTGGTCAGGTTGAGCGCCATTCGGGAGAGTTCCAGTGAAGATTGATTAAAGGGCGTTTAATGACAGATTATTGAGAACTTGTTCATTCACTCGTTTGTGGTTCGCTAGGTTAAAAATACATGTTGGGTTAGGGTGGGGCTTCGAGCCAATGAAGTCATGTCAACTTGTTTTGATTGAATTGTGAAGATGTACAACTTTGCTTCGGTTTTTTCCTATTTAAATAACACGGGTTTGTCGGGGGGTATCGGAGGACACAACAGGGATGGACGCAGTTGAAGCTTGGAAACGAACCCTTGCGGAAGGCATTGTTAAAGAGCACCACGACATCAGAAGACAAATCCTCAGTCAGCAAACTCGTAAAATCAACCACCAAGATGttagcatcatttttttcctgacaaaGACGTTAGAAACGTTAGAATCTGAGCGTTAATATCACCTGACAGATGCAGATTTGCAAAACCAAGGACAAAAACAATGGACTCTAAATGGaggattttcattataactaATTAAGCAAGACAAGTGCAAAGATACTCAACAGCGTAATCAGTTATTTAGCCAGCGAAAACGGAGCCAAAATCTAGTGTAGTAAGACCCAAGACCacattttcatggttttgttCTTGTCTTAGTCTCAGTCTTGGACTGGCCAGACTCAGGATAGTCTTCTAAAAAACCAGCTAATGTATGTCATTTTTGTAGCTGATGATTTTGATCAGCAGAATCAGTCTTGGTAACACAAGAAATGGCTTGAATGGATGTGTAAGATAGATTTTCTGCAATGACTACACACAATCCATACAAAAGTGTATCGTGCAAATGCGCACCAGTAGACAAGCAGAAAGGAGGAAGTGGAAAGAGTCCAAGAACAACAAGAGTTTTCCTAAGAAAAGCAAGCAGTCCTGACTTGTTGGTTTTCATTCTTCCGCTGGGCAACATTGCCAACTGGCAGTGGCTGTCCAAGGTGATGGTTaaacccccaccccacccaaTCCTTCCCTCGCACTATCGCCGCACCCAGATTGCCAGACGAATCCAGGGAGGCTTTAAAAGGCAGCGTCGCTTGGCATCCAGTCACTCTCCGACGAGCCTCAACCTCCAACTTAGCACGCCAGCATGACCACAAGCATGATCTCCTCGGCCAGGTCGCTCCGCACCTTTTCCATTACGGGCGGCGGCGGGTTCACGGACAGGAGGGCCGGCAGCGTTTACGGCGGCGGGTTCACAGACAGGAGGGCCGGCAGCGTTTACGGCGGCGCGGGAGGGCACGGAGTGCGGATTTCCTCGGGGCGCACATTCCACGACCAATTCCCCCGCCCAATCCAGAGACGCTTCCCCCCCAACCCCTTCATCTCCCCCTACTACGATCAATTCCGCCAAAACTCCCCCAACACCTGGCACGAACCCCCGATGGGCAATGGGAAGTTTGCCATGCAGAACCTGAACGACCGGTTGGCCATCTATCTGAACGAGGTCCTCGCTTTGGAGAAAGCCAACTGTGAGATGGAGTTGAAAATTCATCAGTTCATGGAGAGCCGCGTGGGTCCCTCCAGCAGAGACTACACCGCCTACTATCCCACAATCGCCGACCTCAAAGCCAAGGTGATGGCAAAATATGCACAAAGCGCTTGCGGAAAACGATAAGTATACCCTGAATTTAAGGAAGCGCAAATTCCAAAACGTTGGTCTTCTCAAGGTACCATTTGTTGTTTCAGATCCTAGATGCCAAGCGGATCAATGCTGAGGTCCATCTGAGCGCCGAAAACGCCGCCCTGGCGTCTGACGACTTTAAAGCCAAGTGAGTTCGCTTCTGGCCCAGATCCACCTTCACCTTTTGCAACGCGAGGCCCAACTGTCGCTCTTTCTCCCCGACGACGGCAGGTACGAAAACGAGCTCAACATGCGCGTGGCGGTGGAGGCCGACATCGGAGGACTGCGGAAGTATCTGGACACGATCTCGCTGAACACAAGACAACTGGAGGAGGAGTTTGAGGCTCTCAACAGGGAGCTGATCTCCCTCACGATGAACCACCAGGAGGTTGTCTTTAAGACTGTTTTCCCCCCGTTTCTTTAAATCCACACCTAGGTCTCGCGGGCCCATTTTCTTGATCTGCTCTGCCCTTTCACCCTAACaaagtgcgtgtgtgcgcgGGTAGGAGCTGAAGAAATCACGCCCTGACATGACGGAGCCGGACTGTATATGTCCCAAGCCCGCCCCCTCGGACTTGTTGAATACGATGGGCGAAATCCGAGATCATTACGAAGCCATCGTGGCCAAGAACCTTCGCGACCTGGAGATCTGGTACAACGCCAAGGTGACGAACGGGGCTTTGTGGCCAGCGTGTGCGTCCATACCCTCGTGACGTATGTTTGTGTGCAGATAGAGGGGATCAACAATCAAGTTTCGACGGATAAATTTAGCTTGGAGAATTACAGGTGGGAGGTCAATGAAACCAAGCGCACATTGCAGACGATCGAGATTGAGCTGAAGTCAATGTTGGATTTGGTAAGGCACTAGTACACTACTAATACACATCATTGCACAGAGATTCACTGTCTTTTCCTAGTGACTTAATAGATTGAAGATGgggtataaaaataaaacaccttaATATATAGTTATTTGTTGCCATCGGCGGTCATAATTGAAGcagattatttttataaaaaaggGCATAATTTGTCCATAAAAAAACGCTACTGGGGGCATAATAGGTGTACTATTTTCATTTAACTATACAGCATTTTGTTCAtgttttcattgtatttataaGAAAGTAGTACCTAAATCATTTGAACAAATATTGATAATACTGTCAAGTTTATGTATTAACCAGATTTTCTGTGAGTAGAATAATAGTACACTctgtatacacacataaattAAGCTATGCTACTTCGATAGCTAACATTTCgattgaaaacaaacaaccaaacaatggaaagtgaagaaaaatgtaCCTTTGGTCTGTCGAGAAGCCGCATTCTTCAGCCTCAGGCACCGGTTAGCGTCATTTCCCGTGGCGCCGCCATCCCTTAATGAGAGAAAATGTGATGTCGTTTATTACTCAGAAAGCGGCGGAGGAGGGAACGCTCATAGAAATAAAGTATCACCACCACCAGAAGCTGTCGGCACATCAGTATCAGGCGAGTGAGAAACGGATCGGCGCGTAAACCCGAGCGTGACCTAACCTTGCCTCGCGCCCCGCAGGTGTCCTCGCTGGAACACCAGATATGTCATCTGCGAGCCGACATGGAGTGCCAAATGCGGGAGTACCATATACTGCTGGACATCAAGGACCGTCTGGAGATGGAGATCGCAGAGTACCGCCGCCTAATAGACGGCAAGAACGTGGGAGGGTGAGTCGCGCCGGCGAGGCCCGTCGCGCCGTCCGCCGTGGCCTCACGTCTTTTCTCCGCAGCATCTCCTGTGTCGCCAACCCGTCCTTGTCTTCGTCCTCGTCCACTACATCTCGCAAGCGCGTGGTGACAGTGGTAGAGAAGTTGGTGGACGGAAGGGTGGTCAGCTCATCCACCGAGACCACGTCGGATCCCCTCACGTCTAGTTGAAATCGCCCACGTGGTCCTCAATAAAGAGTCAGTAGAATAAACTTTCCTGTGTGTGACAGTTACGTTAGTGTTTCATATACATTCATTGCAGATTCAAAAAGTTTACAGCAGTACAATGCAGCACAGCTAGAATTGACATCAATTGATTCGATTGTTGCTTAACCGGTCCACGTACTGATCCAGATCCCCGTTTCCGTGCCGTTGTCGGCGATAGACGCGCAATCCGTTTGAATTGCTAGACTGACAGCGACCATTCAAATCAGAGTGGGCGTCTATCCAAGGAAGGCCTGACATACCTTTTCTGAAAACTTTGAAGTGGCGCTCGAGTAAAGCAGAGGACGACTCAAAGCACCCCCTAGTGGCAAAGCAAGGACAGAAGTACGTAGATCACTAgtgcaaaaaacaaaaggatAAGGTTTACTTTTTATATTTGATTGGCAGTACAAGAAATGCTTCCTTTTCAATAAGCGTCATGTGATCATAAAAGACCGGTACAAAACGTGTGTGCGAGAAGATAAAAAGGTAGCGAAGATGAAGAGATGATTAACCTGTAATCATTTGTCTGGCTAATTAGAAAAAAGATCCGAGTCCATTCGTGATCAGCCAGCAGCTCACACGGGTGAGTGGGTGTCTCAAAGATCAAAGCaaagtcccccccaaaaaagctggAATGACGTCATCATGATGAGCCATGTCATCAGTGTAAACAAGTTGCTCTTCTTTTCCATTGGAAAGCATTTCCAAACAAACATTCTTTGCGTAAAAACGCCTTCCACAGCATTGTACAAGTTGATATGGAACAAGTGtacgatatatatataattttttttagataaagatagagagatgtatataaatatagaaaagTCCACAGACTAACGTGTAACAAAGTGTGACAGCTAGCTAATGCTAGCTAGCACCGAATTAGCCACACCACACTGTTAGCCGCGTGTTTGGCGACTCCCCAAGGAAAGCCGTGTGCTTCTTTAAAACAAGCTGCACTGATATCAGCATTGTTCTCACTAGAACTACATCTACGTGCAACTCATGTTGCTTTTCCGACTACCTGGGGACACTTTTTGTCCACTTGTGCTAACGTCTGACTTTAGCCCAAGAATCAAAGAATTTCTTAACTTGTGCACTTCCATTGTCAGGAAtagaaatcaaatcagtttgacCTGGAATGGCTGGCATTGAATTACATTTGGGTGCCTATATAGATGTGAAAAACTTTAGCATTGTATGTGGTCCTATGGAAAAATTGGGGAattcaaagtttaaaaaaaaaatcattcagtcAACGTAAGGCCGGACAATATATCTCCCAACGTGCACATTTAAATAAAGTTCTCCTATGTTACACTGTATTTGTGTACATTTCATGATTTGAAGCTAATGTTTGTTATTTTGCCAGTTTTCATTGAAATAGCTGGTTTCAATTAGAGGTTCATTGATCGATAAAAATTAGAAAACCGATCT is part of the Stigmatopora argus isolate UIUO_Sarg chromosome 14, RoL_Sarg_1.0, whole genome shotgun sequence genome and encodes:
- the LOC144089053 gene encoding keratin, type I cytoskeletal 50 kDa-like — protein: MGNGKFAMQNLNDRLAIYLNEVLALEKANCEMELKIHQFMESRVGPSSRDYTAYYPTIADLKAKILDAKRINAEVHLSAENAALASDDFKAKYENELNMRVAVEADIGGLRKYLDTISLNTRQLEEEFEALNRELISLTMNHQEELKKSRPDMTEPDCICPKPAPSDLLNTMGEIRDHYEAIVAKNLRDLEIWYNAKIEGINNQVSTDKFSLENYRWEVNETKRTLQTIEIELKSMLDLKAAEEGTLIEIKYHHHQKLSAHQYQVSSLEHQICHLRADMECQMREYHILLDIKDRLEMEIAEYRRLIDGKNVGGISCVANPSLSSSSSTTSRKRVVTVVEKLVDGRVVSSSTETTSDPLTSS